From Skermanella sp. TT6, a single genomic window includes:
- the ppk2 gene encoding polyphosphate kinase 2 — translation MGDGKTGGKKKKKAVLEMAGEVLRDAREVAAVEAHWHVLGSGQVPDKPVKKYKYIDELAKLQFELIKLQEWVRVEGLKVCIIFEGRDAAGKGGVIKRIAESLNPRVCRIVALGTPTEKERGQWYFQRYVAQLPAKGEIVLFDRSWYNRAGVEKVMGFCTDDEYEEFLRSCPLFEEMLVQSGIILIKYWFSVSDEEQERRFIERTTNPIKRWKLSPMDLESRKHWVEYSQAKDVMLKHTDLKRTPWYIVDADNKKRARLNCIAHLLRQIPYKDLLPEALELPPRQEDTGYKRPAKSDQRWVPGIY, via the coding sequence GGGCGGAAAGAAAAAGAAGAAGGCGGTCCTGGAAATGGCGGGAGAGGTGCTGCGCGACGCCCGCGAGGTCGCGGCGGTCGAGGCGCACTGGCACGTGCTGGGATCGGGCCAGGTGCCGGACAAGCCGGTGAAGAAGTACAAATACATCGACGAGCTGGCGAAGCTGCAGTTCGAGCTCATCAAGCTCCAGGAATGGGTGCGGGTCGAGGGGCTGAAGGTCTGCATCATCTTCGAGGGGCGGGACGCCGCCGGCAAGGGCGGGGTGATCAAGCGCATCGCCGAAAGCCTGAACCCGCGCGTCTGCCGGATCGTGGCGCTGGGCACCCCGACCGAGAAGGAGCGGGGGCAATGGTACTTCCAGCGCTACGTCGCCCAGCTGCCCGCCAAGGGCGAGATCGTCCTGTTCGACCGCAGCTGGTACAACCGCGCCGGCGTCGAGAAGGTGATGGGCTTCTGCACCGACGACGAATACGAGGAGTTCCTGCGTTCCTGCCCGCTGTTCGAGGAGATGCTGGTCCAGTCCGGCATCATCCTGATCAAGTACTGGTTCTCGGTCAGCGACGAGGAGCAGGAGCGCCGCTTCATCGAGCGCACCACCAACCCGATCAAGCGCTGGAAGCTGAGCCCGATGGACCTGGAGTCGCGCAAGCACTGGGTCGAGTATTCCCAGGCCAAGGACGTCATGCTGAAGCACACCGACCTGAAGCGCACGCCCTGGTACATCGTGGATGCCGACAACAAGAAGCGCGCCCGCCTGAACTGCATCGCCCACCTGCTCCGCCAGATCCCCTACAAGGACCTGCTGCCCGAAGCCCTGGAACTGCCACCACGGCAGGAGGACACGGGGTACAAACGTCCGGCGAAGTCGGACCAGCGCTGGGTGCCGGGGATCTATTGA
- a CDS encoding ABC transporter permease gives MTLNALSIAADRARHRLLPSGWTAATLLIACLVALPVVVVVSRIFIPTDGVWSHLASTVLPYYLGNTAKLVLGVGAGTLVIGVGTAWLVTMCRFPGSRVLEWALLLPMAVPAYVMAYVYTDLLQFVGPVQTTLRELTGWTRHDYWFPNIRSLGGAVAMLTLVLYPYVYLLSRAAFLEQSVCVLEVSRTLGRGPYRSFFGVALPLARPAIVAGLALVLMEVLADFGTVQYFAVDTFTTGIYRTWFAMGQPVAAAQLASVLMLFVLVLMLMERWSRGSAKFHHTTSRYRRLPSYRLRGLRGAAALAACVLPLLLGFLVPAAALLDLALEDGDALLGAMFWTLATNSILLAALTSVLAVALAVVLAYGLRLRPSPVLKGAVRIASMGYAVPGSVIAIGVLIPFARLDNALDAFLVEHFGISTGLLLSGTIAALIFAYLVRFLAVSFNTIEASLGKIRPNMDQASRVLGQTPSGTLVKVHAPLMLGSLLTAGLLVFVDVMKELPATLIVRPFNFDTLAVRTYQLAADERLAEASAPALAIVAVGILPVILLSVAITRSRPGHAED, from the coding sequence TTGACCCTCAACGCCCTGAGCATCGCCGCCGACCGAGCCCGCCACCGCCTGCTGCCGAGCGGCTGGACGGCCGCCACCCTTCTGATCGCCTGCCTGGTGGCGCTTCCGGTGGTGGTGGTGGTGAGCCGCATCTTCATTCCGACCGACGGCGTCTGGTCCCACCTCGCCTCGACGGTGCTGCCCTATTACCTGGGCAACACGGCGAAGCTGGTCTTGGGCGTCGGGGCGGGCACGCTGGTGATCGGCGTCGGAACGGCCTGGCTGGTCACCATGTGCCGGTTTCCCGGCAGCCGCGTGCTGGAATGGGCTCTGCTGCTGCCCATGGCGGTTCCGGCCTATGTGATGGCCTATGTCTATACCGACCTTCTGCAGTTCGTCGGGCCGGTGCAGACGACGCTGCGCGAGCTGACCGGCTGGACCCGCCACGACTACTGGTTCCCCAACATCCGCTCGCTGGGCGGCGCCGTCGCGATGCTGACCCTGGTGCTGTACCCCTACGTCTACCTGCTGTCGCGCGCCGCCTTCCTGGAGCAGTCGGTCTGCGTCCTGGAGGTCAGCCGGACCCTGGGGCGCGGCCCCTACCGCAGTTTCTTCGGCGTGGCGCTGCCCCTGGCGCGGCCGGCGATCGTCGCGGGGCTGGCGCTGGTCCTGATGGAGGTGCTGGCCGACTTCGGCACGGTGCAGTATTTCGCCGTGGACACCTTCACCACCGGCATCTACCGGACCTGGTTCGCCATGGGCCAGCCGGTCGCGGCGGCGCAGCTCGCCTCCGTGCTCATGCTGTTCGTTCTGGTGCTGATGCTGATGGAGCGCTGGTCTCGGGGATCCGCCAAGTTCCACCACACGACAAGCCGGTACCGCCGCCTGCCCAGCTACCGCCTGCGCGGCCTGCGCGGCGCCGCGGCGCTGGCCGCCTGCGTGCTGCCGCTGCTGCTGGGCTTCCTAGTGCCGGCGGCGGCGCTGCTGGACCTTGCCCTGGAGGACGGCGACGCGCTCCTGGGAGCGATGTTCTGGACCCTGGCGACCAACAGCATCCTGCTGGCGGCGCTGACCTCGGTCCTGGCGGTCGCCCTGGCCGTCGTCCTCGCCTACGGGCTGCGGCTCCGCCCCTCCCCCGTCCTGAAGGGCGCGGTGCGGATCGCCTCGATGGGCTACGCGGTGCCGGGATCTGTGATCGCCATCGGCGTGCTGATCCCGTTCGCCCGGCTGGACAATGCGCTCGACGCCTTCCTGGTCGAGCATTTCGGCATCTCCACCGGCCTGCTGCTGAGCGGAACGATCGCGGCGCTGATCTTCGCCTATCTGGTCCGCTTCCTGGCCGTATCGTTCAACACGATCGAGGCGAGCCTGGGCAAGATCCGGCCCAACATGGACCAAGCGTCCCGCGTGCTGGGCCAGACCCCGTCGGGCACGCTGGTCAAGGTCCATGCGCCCCTGATGCTGGGCAGCCTGCTGACGGCGGGCCTGCTGGTGTTCGTCGACGTGATGAAGGAGCTGCCGGCGACCCTGATCGTCCGCCCCTTCAACTTCGACACGCTGGCGGTGCGAACCTACCAGCTCGCCGCCGACGAGCGCCTGGCCGAAGCCTCCGCCCCGGCGCTGGCGATCGTCGCCGTCGGCATCCTGCCGGTGATCCTGCTGAGCGTCGCCATCACCCGCTCCCGGCCCGGCCACGCGGAGGATTGA
- the upp gene encoding uracil phosphoribosyltransferase — MQTHPDFPNLFILSHPLIQHKLSHMRDRNRSTMGFRALLKEIALLMGYEITRDLPMTTERIETPLAPMDAPVLAGKKLAIVPILRAGLGMAQGLHELVPSAREGHIGLYRDHETKQPVEYLVKLPEPEGRIFVLVDPMLATGNSAAYACDVLNRHGVEDRNIRFMALVAAPEGVRVFQKSHPDVAVFTAALDSHLDENAYIVPGLGDAGDRMFGTK, encoded by the coding sequence ATGCAGACCCATCCCGACTTTCCGAACCTGTTTATCCTGAGCCACCCGCTGATCCAGCACAAACTCAGCCACATGCGCGACCGGAACCGCTCGACCATGGGGTTCCGCGCCCTCCTGAAGGAGATCGCGCTGCTGATGGGCTATGAGATCACCCGCGACCTCCCCATGACGACGGAGCGGATCGAGACTCCGCTGGCGCCGATGGACGCCCCGGTGCTGGCCGGCAAGAAGCTCGCCATCGTGCCGATCCTGCGCGCCGGGCTGGGCATGGCGCAGGGACTGCACGAGCTGGTGCCGTCCGCGCGCGAAGGCCATATCGGCCTCTACCGCGATCACGAGACGAAGCAGCCGGTGGAGTACCTGGTCAAGCTGCCGGAGCCGGAGGGCCGCATCTTCGTCCTGGTCGACCCCATGCTGGCGACCGGCAACTCCGCCGCCTATGCATGCGACGTGCTGAACCGCCACGGCGTCGAGGACCGCAACATCCGCTTCATGGCCCTGGTCGCGGCGCCGGAAGGCGTGCGCGTGTTCCAGAAGTCGCACCCCGACGTGGCGGTCTTCACCGCTGCGCTCGACAGCCACCTGGACGAGAACGCCTATATCGTTCCCGGCCTGGGCGACGCCGGCGACCGGATGTTCGGCACCAAATAA
- the rpmB gene encoding 50S ribosomal protein L28, with translation MARRCAVTGKGVMFGNNVSHANNKNRRRFHPNLQETSLLSDALGSMVRLRLSTNAIRTIEHKGGLDAFLLDTKDASLSLEARRIKRRIAAKVEQQQAAA, from the coding sequence ATGGCACGACGTTGCGCCGTGACCGGCAAGGGCGTGATGTTTGGCAACAACGTCAGCCACGCCAACAACAAGAATCGCCGCCGCTTTCATCCGAACCTGCAGGAAACCTCGCTGCTGAGCGACGCTCTGGGCAGCATGGTGCGCCTCCGCCTGTCGACCAACGCGATCCGCACGATCGAGCACAAGGGCGGCCTCGACGCCTTCCTGCTCGACACCAAGGACGCGTCCCTGAGCCTCGAAGCGCGCCGCATCAAGCGCCGCATCGCCGCCAAGGTCGAGCAGCAGCAGGCCGCCGCCTGA
- the murI gene encoding glutamate racemase → MTFHDRPIGIFDSGVGGLTVLRALRERLPTEQLLYLGDTARLPYGTKSPETIARYAVQAAGLLVGRGIKLLVVACNTASAHALDALRDAYPQIEVTGVIEPGAEAACAASASGRIAVIATESTARAGAYEAAIRRIRGDAEIATRACSVFVALAEEGWLDGPVAEAAARRYLAPLFADKDAGSRPDTLVLGCTHFPLLSPVLETVVGPGVVLVDSARTTADRVALMLDRAGVASRNVHFPAEIRLLATDAPDRFARVAANFLPFPITPAMVELVDLQQASPAAGPARPSRPLEV, encoded by the coding sequence ATGACCTTCCATGACCGGCCGATCGGCATCTTCGACAGCGGTGTCGGCGGCCTGACCGTGCTGCGGGCACTCCGCGAGCGGCTGCCGACCGAGCAGCTGCTCTACCTGGGCGACACCGCCCGCCTGCCCTACGGCACCAAGAGCCCCGAGACGATCGCCCGCTACGCGGTCCAGGCGGCGGGGCTGCTGGTCGGGCGCGGCATCAAGCTGCTGGTGGTCGCCTGCAACACCGCGTCGGCCCACGCGCTCGACGCGCTCCGCGACGCCTATCCCCAGATCGAGGTGACGGGCGTGATCGAGCCGGGCGCCGAGGCGGCCTGCGCCGCGTCGGCCAGCGGGCGGATCGCGGTGATCGCGACCGAGAGCACGGCGCGGGCCGGCGCCTACGAGGCGGCGATCCGCCGGATCCGGGGGGACGCCGAGATCGCCACCCGGGCCTGCTCGGTGTTCGTGGCGCTCGCGGAGGAAGGCTGGCTCGACGGGCCGGTGGCCGAAGCCGCCGCGCGGCGCTATCTGGCGCCCCTGTTCGCGGACAAGGACGCCGGCTCCAGGCCGGATACCCTGGTGCTGGGCTGCACCCATTTCCCGCTCCTGAGCCCCGTGCTGGAGACGGTGGTCGGCCCTGGCGTTGTCCTGGTGGACAGCGCCCGCACCACCGCCGACAGGGTCGCCCTGATGCTGGACCGCGCCGGGGTCGCCTCCCGCAACGTGCATTTCCCGGCGGAGATCCGCCTGCTGGCGACCGACGCTCCCGACCGCTTCGCCCGCGTCGCCGCGAACTTCCTGCCCTTCCCGATCACGCCGGCCATGGTGGAGCTGGTCGACCTGCAGCAGGCTTCCCCGGCGGCCGGACCCGCCCGGCCGTCCCGGCCGCTGGAAGTTTGA
- the tenA gene encoding thiaminase II: MAARLFDRLKEAAGPEWTGYTRHEFVRRLGDGSLPEASFRHYLIQDYLFLIHFARAYALAVYKSDTLADMRQAGASLSAILDLEMGLHVGFCAGWGLDEAAMAASPEATGTLAYTRYVLERGTAGDLLDLHVALAPCIVGYAEIAAELTADPATRLEGNPYRAWIEMYAGEEYRAVAAAEIDQLDSLYGRRGGEARFPDLARTFTTASRLEAGFWEMGLKLLP; this comes from the coding sequence ATGGCCGCACGCCTGTTCGACCGCCTGAAGGAGGCGGCGGGACCGGAATGGACGGGCTACACCCGCCACGAGTTCGTCCGCCGGCTGGGCGACGGCAGCCTGCCCGAAGCCTCGTTCCGCCACTACCTGATCCAGGATTACCTGTTCCTGATCCATTTCGCCCGCGCCTACGCGCTGGCGGTCTACAAGAGCGACACCCTGGCCGACATGCGGCAGGCGGGCGCGTCGCTCTCGGCGATCCTGGACCTGGAAATGGGGCTGCACGTCGGGTTCTGCGCCGGATGGGGCCTGGACGAGGCGGCCATGGCGGCCTCTCCCGAGGCGACCGGCACCCTGGCCTATACCCGCTACGTGCTGGAACGCGGCACGGCCGGCGACCTGCTCGACCTGCACGTGGCGCTGGCGCCCTGCATCGTCGGCTACGCGGAGATCGCCGCGGAACTGACGGCCGATCCGGCGACGCGGCTGGAGGGGAACCCCTACCGCGCCTGGATCGAGATGTATGCCGGCGAGGAATACCGCGCCGTCGCGGCGGCCGAGATCGACCAGCTGGACAGCCTGTACGGAAGGCGCGGCGGGGAGGCGCGGTTCCCCGACCTGGCCCGCACCTTCACGACCGCGAGCCGGCTGGAAGCCGGGTTCTGGGAAATGGGCCTGAAGCTGCTGCCCTGA
- a CDS encoding ferredoxin family 2Fe-2S iron-sulfur cluster binding protein, with protein MPKITFIDTEGNKRDVDAPLGLSVLEIAHRNDIDLEGACEGSLACSTCHVIVEPEWYDLLTDASEDEEDMLDLAFGLTKTSRLGCQIIMSEELDGLTVRLPSGTRNMMG; from the coding sequence ATGCCGAAGATCACATTCATCGACACCGAGGGCAACAAGCGCGACGTGGATGCGCCCTTGGGCCTGTCGGTGCTGGAAATCGCCCATCGCAACGACATCGACCTGGAAGGGGCGTGCGAGGGCTCGCTGGCCTGCTCGACCTGCCACGTGATCGTCGAACCCGAATGGTACGACCTGCTGACCGACGCGTCCGAGGACGAGGAGGACATGCTGGACCTCGCCTTCGGCCTGACCAAGACCTCCCGCCTGGGCTGCCAGATCATCATGTCCGAGGAGCTTGACGGCCTGACGGTCCGGCTGCCCTCCGGCACGCGCAACATGATGGGCTGA
- a CDS encoding molecular chaperone DnaJ has translation MIERKGGGARGGSGKGGIGGGPGTVAGDLVPCWLCSHSVSPRALFCHNCGTVQPPRSIDPFTRLGLPVRFDLDPATLERQFAGFRRTLAPERFESKGPREKSNARAQFDAFRHAYDTLRDPIRRARFLLDIVHGAGQPTPADPELDGMEAALAGAGDTAELDRVANQAARGTEQCIHDLSSAFRAGDLDAAALIVHRLERLEALTGAARRRRPGLRGDAP, from the coding sequence ATGATTGAACGCAAAGGCGGCGGGGCACGGGGCGGCTCGGGAAAAGGCGGAATCGGCGGCGGGCCCGGAACCGTGGCGGGAGACCTGGTCCCGTGCTGGCTCTGCTCGCATTCGGTCTCGCCGCGCGCGCTGTTCTGCCACAACTGCGGCACGGTGCAGCCGCCGCGCTCGATCGATCCCTTCACGCGGCTGGGGCTGCCGGTCCGCTTCGACCTGGACCCCGCGACGCTGGAGCGGCAGTTCGCCGGCTTCCGCCGGACCCTCGCGCCGGAACGGTTCGAGAGCAAGGGGCCGCGGGAGAAATCCAACGCGCGGGCGCAGTTCGACGCCTTCAGGCACGCCTACGACACGCTGCGCGATCCGATCCGCCGCGCCCGGTTCCTGCTCGACATCGTCCATGGCGCCGGCCAGCCGACCCCCGCCGATCCGGAACTCGACGGGATGGAGGCCGCCCTGGCGGGTGCCGGCGACACGGCGGAACTGGACCGGGTGGCCAACCAGGCCGCCCGCGGCACGGAGCAGTGCATCCACGACCTGTCGTCCGCGTTCCGCGCCGGGGACCTGGACGCCGCGGCGCTCATCGTCCACCGGCTGGAGCGGCTCGAAGCGCTCACCGGCGCGGCGCGGCGGCGGCGTCCCGGCCTGCGCGGCGACGCTCCCTGA
- a CDS encoding cysteine desulfurase family protein codes for MPGTAYLDYNATAPILPAVRDAVMAALETAGNPSSVHGFGRRARRLVEDARAEVAALAGVAPARVVFTSGGTEANTSALATGAARGNGRRVLVSAIEHDSVLETVPDAERIPVTRDGTVDLAALDRMLARDGGTALVSVMLVNNETGVIQPVAEASRLAHAHGALFHCDAVQGAGRIGIDADPLGIDLLTLSAHKLGGPHGVGALVVRDGIPIIPVLRGGGQEQRRRAGTENVAGIAGFGAAARLARDAADGTDRLGRLRDGLERRIAEAAEAAGVPVLIHGRAAPRVSNTTCVSIPGIPSETQIMALDLAGVAVSAGSACSSGKVKPSHVLTAMGVDAGAASSAIRVSLGWATGPEEIDRFVDAWSALCRRRARATAGS; via the coding sequence ATGCCCGGCACGGCCTATCTCGACTACAACGCGACCGCGCCCATCCTGCCCGCCGTGCGCGACGCCGTGATGGCGGCGCTGGAGACCGCCGGCAACCCCTCCTCCGTCCACGGCTTCGGCCGGCGCGCGCGGCGGCTGGTGGAGGACGCGCGGGCCGAGGTGGCGGCGCTGGCCGGCGTCGCCCCGGCGCGGGTCGTGTTCACGTCGGGCGGGACCGAGGCGAACACGTCGGCCTTGGCCACGGGAGCCGCGAGGGGCAACGGCCGCCGCGTGCTGGTGTCGGCGATCGAGCATGATTCCGTGCTGGAGACCGTTCCCGATGCGGAGCGGATCCCGGTCACGCGGGACGGCACGGTCGACCTCGCGGCGCTCGACCGGATGCTGGCGCGGGACGGCGGGACGGCCCTGGTCTCGGTCATGCTGGTCAACAACGAGACGGGCGTGATCCAGCCGGTCGCCGAGGCGTCGCGCCTCGCCCATGCCCACGGCGCGCTGTTCCATTGCGACGCGGTGCAGGGGGCCGGCCGCATCGGCATCGACGCCGACCCGCTCGGGATCGACCTGTTGACCCTGTCGGCCCACAAGCTGGGGGGTCCCCACGGCGTGGGCGCCCTGGTGGTGCGGGACGGCATCCCGATCATTCCCGTGCTCCGCGGCGGCGGGCAGGAACAGCGCCGCCGGGCCGGCACGGAGAATGTCGCCGGGATAGCCGGGTTCGGCGCCGCCGCCAGGCTCGCTCGGGACGCCGCGGACGGGACGGATCGGCTGGGCCGGCTGCGCGACGGGCTGGAGCGGCGCATCGCCGAGGCGGCGGAAGCGGCCGGCGTGCCCGTGCTGATCCATGGCCGAGCCGCGCCGCGGGTATCGAACACGACCTGCGTGTCGATCCCGGGCATCCCGAGCGAAACGCAGATCATGGCGCTGGACCTGGCCGGCGTGGCGGTCAGCGCCGGCTCTGCCTGCTCCAGCGGCAAGGTCAAGCCGTCGCACGTGCTGACCGCGATGGGCGTGGATGCCGGCGCAGCGTCCTCCGCCATCCGGGTCAGCCTGGGCTGGGCGACGGGACCGGAGGAAATCGACCGTTTCGTCGATGCCTGGAGCGCGCTGTGCCGGCGCCGGGCACGCGCCACGGCCGGGTCCTGA
- a CDS encoding Rrf2 family transcriptional regulator, with protein sequence MRLSTKGRYAVMAMVDLASSSRGGPIALADIAERQEISLSYLEQLFAKLRKGGLVKSVRGPGGGYLLAHPADAMRISDIILAVDEPIRATRCAAGSPAGCRTNRSRCLTHDLWEELGNQIHLYLSSVTVADVCERRILGSSHVMLPEAVSEPRAAAAE encoded by the coding sequence GTGAGACTGAGCACCAAGGGGCGGTATGCCGTGATGGCGATGGTCGATCTTGCAAGCAGCAGCCGCGGCGGCCCGATCGCACTTGCGGACATCGCCGAACGCCAGGAAATCTCCCTCTCGTACCTGGAGCAGCTGTTCGCCAAGCTGCGCAAGGGCGGCCTCGTCAAGAGCGTCCGCGGTCCCGGCGGCGGCTATCTCCTGGCCCATCCGGCCGACGCGATGCGGATCTCCGACATCATCCTGGCGGTGGACGAGCCGATCCGCGCCACGCGCTGCGCCGCCGGGTCGCCGGCCGGCTGCAGGACCAACCGCAGCCGCTGCCTGACCCATGACCTGTGGGAGGAACTGGGCAACCAGATCCACCTCTACCTCAGCAGCGTCACCGTCGCCGACGTCTGCGAGCGCCGCATCCTCGGCTCGTCGCACGTCATGCTGCCGGAAGCGGTCAGCGAACCCCGGGCCGCGGCGGCCGAATAG
- a CDS encoding alpha/beta hydrolase, producing MPEVMINGPAGRIEGRYIHGKQPNAPVALFLHPHPHHGGTMNNRVVYTLFHAFGRRGFSTLRFNFRGVGRSQGSYDRGEGELSDAASALDWLQTFNPNASACWIAGHSFGAWIGMQLLMRRPEIDGFISVAPPANSFDFSFLAPCPSSGLIVHGNKDELVPENSVHKLVNKLSHQRDIRIEYKVVDGATHLFSNHVEALDKHVDDYLDNALGSRMAAVAE from the coding sequence ATGCCTGAAGTAATGATCAATGGACCGGCCGGACGGATCGAAGGCCGGTATATTCACGGCAAGCAGCCCAACGCTCCCGTCGCGCTGTTCCTGCACCCCCATCCCCATCATGGCGGAACCATGAACAACCGGGTGGTCTACACCCTGTTCCATGCGTTCGGCCGGCGCGGCTTCTCGACGCTGCGGTTCAATTTCCGGGGGGTCGGGCGCAGCCAGGGCAGCTACGACCGGGGCGAGGGGGAACTGAGCGACGCGGCCTCGGCGCTCGACTGGCTCCAGACCTTCAATCCCAACGCGTCGGCCTGCTGGATCGCCGGACACTCGTTCGGCGCCTGGATCGGCATGCAGCTCCTGATGCGCCGCCCGGAAATCGACGGCTTCATCTCGGTCGCCCCGCCGGCCAATTCGTTCGATTTCAGCTTCCTCGCGCCGTGCCCGTCCTCGGGCCTGATCGTCCACGGCAACAAGGACGAGCTGGTGCCGGAAAACTCGGTCCACAAGCTGGTCAACAAGCTGTCGCACCAGCGCGACATCCGGATCGAGTACAAGGTGGTGGACGGCGCCACCCACCTGTTCTCCAACCATGTGGAAGCGCTCGACAAGCACGTGGACGACTATCTGGACAACGCCCTGGGAAGCCGCATGGCGGCGGTCGCCGAATAG
- a CDS encoding helix-turn-helix transcriptional regulator gives MDKLPSLRRIGRMARERRLAERLSQKELAELAGVHHATVVALEKGEGTLRLVNAWRVLGVLGLAEAGLDGEELES, from the coding sequence ATGGATAAGCTTCCCTCGCTGCGCCGCATAGGCCGGATGGCCCGGGAACGACGGCTCGCGGAGCGGCTGTCGCAGAAGGAGCTTGCCGAACTGGCCGGCGTCCACCACGCCACCGTCGTGGCGCTGGAGAAGGGGGAAGGCACCCTGCGCCTGGTCAATGCCTGGCGCGTGCTCGGCGTGCTGGGGCTGGCGGAGGCCGGCCTGGATGGGGAGGAGTTGGAAAGCTGA